The genomic window GGCTGGCTGGAACTTCGTCGCGACGACGGGCTTCGTTGTCGCGGTGATCGTCCCGTCGACCTGCTTGAGGTACACGTTCTGCAGCCAGCGATCGTCGTCCGCGTCAGGGAACTCGTTCCTGAGGTGCGTGCCCCGGCTCTCGGTGCGGGTGAGCGCGGCGAGCGTGTCGAGCCTGGCCATCACGATCATGTTGACCGTCTCGAGCGCCTCGAACCACTCGAGGTTGCACACGCGCGACTTGTCGGCCACCGACATGCGCGGCAGCTCGTCGCGCTCGATCCGGTCGAGCGCCGCCAGCGCCGCGCGACACTTCTTCTCGCTCCGCCAGGCACCCGCACCCTGCCAGGCCGCGTCCTGCACGTGGTGCCTGACGGCGTGGACCCGCAGGGGGTCGGGCGGCGTTCGTTCGAGCATGCCGGTCGTGCGCCGGGACTCCTCGTCGACGCGCGCCCAGTCGACTGGCGGGATCTCCAGCGTCCTGGCCCGCTCCGCGGCGTTCCGGCCCGACCACCGCCCGGTCACCAGGCACGACGAGAACATCCGGAAGACGCCGTAGCCGCCGCCGGCGTGCATGGCGCACTCGCCGGCCGCGTACAGCCCGCGTGGCCCCGCCTCTCCGCGGGCGTTGGTCACGATTCCGCCGAAGTCGTAGGTGTGGACGAAGTGCTGCTCGATCCGGCCGAGGTCGAGCCCGTTCTGCTCCCAGATGCGTTGCAGGGCCCGCCAGTCGTCCATGAAGAAGCCCCACTGCTTCAGGTGGCTCTCGTACTCCACGGGCGCGAAGTAGCCGCCGTGCGGGCCGCCGCGACCCTCCGCGAGCATCTTCTCCACTTCGTAGACGACACGCCGCAGCGTCAGCTCGCTTCGGGGGACGTCTCCCATGAGCTTCGCTCCGTGCCTGTCCGTGTAGCCATCGGGACCAACGGTGGAGTGCGTGCCGAAGTTGAGGAAGTTGCCGATGGCCGTCGGGTAGACGGGGCCGCCGCGGGTGTACATCGACCGGAACTCGAGGTCGCGGAACTCGACGCCCACCCGCGCGGCCATCGCGTGGCCGTCGCCCGTCAATCCGTAGCATCCGCCGCCGTGCCGCGCGACGATGGTGCCGGCGCCAAAGAGCTGGCAGTCGCCGCCCGTCGCCATGATGGTCGCCTTGGCCCGGATGACGAAGAACTCGCCCGTGTGGAAATCGAGGACCGTGGCGCCCGCGACCGTGCCATCTTCGGCCGCGAGCAGCGTCGTCGTCATGCAGTAGTCGAGCACCTTGCAGCCGAGCCGCAGGGCCTCGTACGCGTGGTTGAACAGCTTGTAACCGTTCCACTGGCGGCGCGCGCTGCCGGCGCGCGTGATGAGGGGCTCGCCAGTCGCGGGATTCCGGTGATGGAGGTTTCCGTAGTTCTCCGACTTCAACATCACCTGGTCGTCGGCATACGCCTGCAGCACCGCGAGCCCGAGCTCCTGGTCGACGAGCCCTTCGCCCGAGGCGACGGCGTCCTCGAGTTGCCGCTCCGGGCTGTCGCCGTCGAGGCCCATCCAGCTCGACGTCATGAAGCCGCCGCTGATGTGGCCCGAGTCGCCGCACCGGCCGAACCGCTTCTTGTCGACAATGATGACGTCGGCGCCCGCGCTCGCGGCGGCGATGGCGGCCTCGACGCCGGCGGCGCCGGCGCCGATGATCAGGACATCGGTGGAGAAGGTGGTGAACCGGCCGGAAGGCACGGTGTCCGTGCGTGCCGATTCACCGGCGGGCGCCGGCTGATCGCTCGTGGCGCCGGCCGGTCCTCCCAGCCTGTCGAAGGCCACCGCGCCGGCCCCGACGGCGGCCGCGCGGCGAAGGAAACGGCGCCGCGACACCGACGACGGCTTCCGACCACCAGATGCCATGAGACCGCTCCTTGTCGAATGATCGGCCAACGTGCGGGGGCGGTGGCGACCTGACCTCGGCGTGATGATGGATCGCGTCGGGTGCACTGTCAACGCGCGTGCTCGGAGCGCGCTCCGGCTCGCGGCGCGCGCTGGCAGGGAGAGCAAGCGACTTCGAGCCGGGATTCAGCCGGCTACGGGACCCTGAGCACGGACGGCGGAAGAGGCCCCTCGATTCGGGGGCGGTCGTCGGCATCCGCCAGCGCCCAGGCGCTCGCGAGGACCGTGCGCGCGATGCCCTCGATCTGCTTCGGGTCCAGGTGGCGCGCCTCGTCTGCGGGCAGGTGGTAGCGGTCGTGAATGCCCGTCGTGAAGCCGATCGTCAGGATGCCGCGTTCGAGAAACGGGCCCGCGTCGGTTCGCGGGTAGAGGAACTCCGAGTCCGCGCGGTCGTGCGCGCGGTTGAAGCGCAGCTTCAGGTACTCCGCGTTCACGCGCTCGAGCCGCGCGTCGACCTGCGGGCTGAGCACGCCCGGGCCGATGAGGAAGACCTCGCCCGGCTCGGTGACGTCCTTGGAGGCCTCGTCGGCCGATCCGGGCCGGCGGCTCGCACCGATCATGTCGATGTTGACGTGCGCGACGACCTGCGTAAGCGGCACCGGTGGCGCGTGCACGAACCAGCGCGTGCCCCAGAGGCCCTGCTCCTCGCCGCTGTCCCAGATGAAGAGGAGCGATCGCTTGGGGCGGGGAGCCGTCATCATGTGCTCGGCAATCGAGAGCAGCGCGGCGCTGCCCGAGGCGTTGTCGTCGGCCGAGTTGTAGATGCCGTCGCCGTCGACCTCGCGTGTGCCGACCGCGCCGTCGAGGTGCGCCTCGATCGTGATGTACTCGTGCTTCAGAACGGGGTCGCTGCCTTCGAGCATGGCGACGACGTTGTAGGGGCGATGCACCGTCGTCGAAGCGACCGGTACGTGCAGGGTGGCCGGGGCCTTCAGCTCGAACGAGGGTGCGTAGTCGGCGGTCTCGCCGCGCTTCCGCATCGCGGGGCCGCTGACTCGTTCGCCCTCGAACAGCGCGTCGATGACCTCGGGCGACAGCAGAGCCGACGTCACGGGCAGTGCGGCGTAGGCCGACGGGACCGAAGGCTCGAGCTCGCGACGTACGGTGTTCGCGGTGCGCAGGGTGTCCCAGCGCGCGAGGTCGCTCTCGCGGGTGATGAAGAGGATGCCCGCCGCGCCGCGTCGTTCGGCTTCGGCGAAGGCCGTCTCGCCGCCCACGCTGACGCGCCCGATCATCCTCACGTCGGCATCCTTCGGCAGCGCGCCCGGCCCGTGCACGAGCAGGAGTTTGCCTCGCACGTCGAGGCCGGCGTACGGGTCGATTCCGCGATCGGGCACCGTCCAACCGTGGCCCACGTACACCACCGCCCGGGCGCCGGCGACCGGGCCCGCGAACGATCGCAGCGCGAAGCCTTCGCGGAGGGCGAACCGCCGGCCGCTGATCTCGAGATACGCCCCGTCGGTGTCGATGCGTGTCTCGTGCATCTCGTAGTGCTGGCGGTAGCCTCCGTGGTCGCCGAACGGTTTCACGCCGGCGCGCTCGAGCCGCCGGATGATGTAGTCGGCGGCGAGGTCGAAGCCCGGCGACGGCGTGTTGCGCCCGAGCAGCTCGTCGGAGGCGAAGTAGGCCAGGTCCTGCTCGAGCTGCGCGGCGGAGATGCGATCGGCCGCGGCCCGCACGGGCTCGGGCAGCAGAGCCTGCTGCGCGCCGAGCGCGGCGGCGGTCACCGCGGTCAGAATCAACAGGACGAGGATGGGGCGGTGTCGTCGCGTGGATGGCATGGTGTCTGAGTGCTCATTGTACCCGTGTCGGTCCGCGGAGCCGGGCCTGCGCGTCGGTCGTTGGCGTCGCATCCCGCCCGGGTGGGCTTGAATCGCGACCGGCGGGGATCCAGGATAGCGTGTGGCCACGAATCCCGACCTGCTGAAGCGCGCGGCGGATCACGCCATCGCGTACCTGGACACCATTGCCGATCGTCACGTTGGCGCGCTCGCGACCGGCGACGACCTGCGGCGCCAGCTGGCCGTGCCGCTCACCGAGGGCGGCGAGCCGGCGACGGCCGTCGTCGACGCGCTGGCGCAGGCCGGGGTGCTCGGAACCGTCGCCACGCAGGGCCCACGCTATTTCGGCTTCGTCGTGGGTGGCAGCGTGCCCGCGGCGACGGCGGCCGACTGGCTGGTCGCGGCCTGGGACCAGAACGCCGGTCTGTTCGTGCTGTCGCCGCTCGTGTCGGTCGTCGAGGATGTCACGGCGGCGTGGCTGAAGGGCCTCGCCGGGCTGCCCGCGGACTGGAGCACGGGGTTCGTGACCGGGTGCCAGGCGGCGAACTTCACGGCGCTGGCGACGGCGCGGCACCACCTGCTCGCGCAGGTCGGCTGGGACGTCGAGACCAGGGGCCTGAATGGCGCGCCCGACCTGCACGTCGTCTGCAGCGACGAGTCGCACTACACGATCTTCAATGCGCTGAAGCTGCTCGGGCTCGGGGCGGCACGCCTGACGCGGGTCGCGACCGACGACCAGGGGCGGATGCGCGCCGACGCGCTCGCGCGCGTGCTCGGCGCGCTCGACGGCCCGACGCTCGTCTGCGCCCAGGCCGGCAACGTGAACACCGGCGCCTTCGACCCCCTCGACGACATCGCGACCATCACGGCGGGTCACGGCGCCTGGCTGCACGTCGACGGGGCGTTCGGTCTCTGGGCCGCCGCGAGCCGGACCCGGGCCCACCTCGTGCGCGGCATCGAGCGCGCCGACTCGGTGGCGACCGACGCGCACAAGTGGCTCAACGTGCCCTACGACAGCGGCGTCGTCTTCACCGCGCACCCGGCGTCGCATCGCCGGGCGATGACGCTCTCCGCGGCCTACATCGTCGAGTCGGCCAAGGAACGCGATCCTCACGAGTTCGTGCCCGAGGAGTCGCGGCGGGGTCGGGCCGTCCCGATCTACGCCGCCCTGCGCGTCATGGGACGCCAGGGCGTGGCCGAGCTCGTGGATCGGTGCTGCGCGCTCGCCTCGCGCCTGGCCGATCGCCTCGCTGCCGATCCCAGGCTGGAGGTGCTGAACGACGTGGTGCTCAACCAGGTGCTCGTTCGCGTCCGCGGCGCCGGTCCGGACGGCGCCACGCGCGCGATGGTCGCTCGCGTCCAGGAGGAGGGCACCTGTTGGGCCAGCGGCACGACGTGGCACGGCATGTCGGCCCTGCGCCTCTCGGTCAGCAACTACTCCACACGCGAACACGATATCGACCGGGCCGCAGATGCGATCAAGAGGAGCCTCTGAGCCCGCCGGCCGCGCGGATCACGGTGCGGCCGGCGGCGACAGGCTCCAGGCTGCCGGCGCCCAACGCGAGGCTCTGGCCGAGCGGCCCCCTGCGGCTGGCCCCGCCATCGACACCCTCCTCATCGCGAACCCGTCCGTTCGCTGGAGGTGTCACCGGATCTCCGACGCGCGCTTCTGGCGCAGGTCGGCCGCCNNNNNNNNNNNNNNNNNNNNNNNNNNNNNNNNNNNNNNNNNNNNNNNNNNNNNNNNNNNNNNNNNNNNNNNNNNNNNNNNNNNNNNNNNNNNNNNNNNNNTCGCTGGAGGTGTCACCGGATCTCCGACGCGCGCTTCTGGCGCAGGTCGGCCGCCTTTTGTCGCGCGGCTTCCGCCTCCGCCACGAGGCTCGCCTTGCGCGCCGGGTCGGACTCGACCGACGCGAGCACGTCGAGCAGCAGGGCGCGATAGACCGTGGCCTCCATGTAGTCGGGGTTCAACGCCAGCGCCCGGTCGACCGCCGCGAGGCCCGACCGCGCGAGCTCCCGCGTGCGGGCCGCGGCGGCCTGCTGGTCGCGCGAGGCGTCCCAGTAGAAGGTGGCGAGCGTGTGGTGGCTCTCGGGGTTGGTCGGCTCGAGCTCGGTCCACCGGACGAGCGCCGCGATCGCCTCGTCGACGCGGCCGCGGCGGTTCTCGAGCATCGCGAGGTCCCGCCAGAAGAGTGGCTCGGCGCCGTGGGCGCTTCCGGCCGCCGCCAGCGCCGTGTCCGCGTCTGCGGTGCGGCCCGCGTTGGCCGCTTCCTCGACGGCCTCGAGGGCGGCGGCCCAGGGCTCCGCGGCGGGCGCGGGCGGGGCCTCCGTCATCTGCCCGCTCAGCCGATCCGGGTGCAACGCCATGAAGCGGTCGAAGTTGCTCGTCGCCACCGCGTCGAGCGCCGTGCGTTCTTCAGGGGAGAGGGGCAGCCGGTTCAACTGCAGCTGCAGGATCGCGCCGCGCGTGAGGTAGTGGTCTCGCTCGTCCGGCTCCCTTGCGATGGCGGCGTCGCATTCGGCCAGGGCGGCGTCGGTGAGCTCGCGGGTGTCGGCGTGCGAGAACTGCTCGAAGTCGATGAGCAGCTGCGTCGTCGCGGTTGCCAGGCGGAGGCGCTCGTCGGCCAGGACCTTGACGCGGGCCTCGCGGAGCACCCGGGCCGCGTCGGCCGCGCGGTCGAGCCGAAGCAGCACCCGCGCGAGCTTCTCGTGCCACAGGGGTGTTTCCGGACGGGCGGCGACGAGCTGCCGTGCGAGCGGCTCCGCGTCCGCGGGGCGGTTCAGCGCGTCCGCGTCGTAGAGCGAGACGAGCTTCATCTGCAAGAGGAGACGGAGGTCGGGATCGGCCGAGAGGTCGAGCGCGCGGCGGAAGTGCGTGTCGGCCGCTTCCAGCAGCTTCTGCCGCTCAGCCGTCGCCGCGGGCTCGCTCAAGGCGAGCTCGAGCGCGGCGAGCTCGTTCGCGCTCGCCAGCTCGTAGTGGGCGTCGGCCGACGTGGGGGCCTGCCTGACGGCGCCCTCGAGCAGCCCTATCGCTTCGGCGTACTTGCGGTCGAGGAGCAGCTCGAGGGCCTGCTTCCTCGTCTGCTCCCAATCCGGTGCAGGCTGGGCGTGCACCGACATCGCGGCGGCGATGGTGAGAACCACGAGCCGGGCACCGCACAGGATCCGTTGCCTCATGGGGAGTCTCCGCGAGCGTCGCGCGCAACTGCGCGGCCGTTTGTCCGCCTCGTCGATGGATGGCGCAGTGTATCCCAGGTGGCCCGGCTCCCGTGAGCTGTGAGCCGTCAGTCTTTCGCTTGGTCGAGAACGTGGCGCGCGACGGCGAGCAGGGGTGACCCTTCGAGGACTGGTCGGACGTTCGCCTGCCTCCGGGAACCGCCGCCGCACTGATCGACAGTGATCGCGGCGAAGCGCAGCTCACTGCGACGACCTGCGGCTCGCCGGGCACGTGACTCGCGATGCCCGCGTGCGCGAACACGCGCTCGTCATGGGGTTCACCGTCGCGTAGCTGGGTCCAAGCCTACACCCCCAGCCTCTCCCGCAGCCGGTCGGTGGTCAGGTGCTTCACGACGTCGAACGGCTCGCACGCGCCACTGGCCGAGGTGAACTCGATCGGCCCCACATCCCGCGCAACCCTCAGCGCCGCCTGGTTCAACACCGCGCTCCGCTTGCCGATCCCCATGAGCGCCGCGCCCATCGACAGGCGGACCTTCTCCGACTCGGTCCCGATCGTGTCCGCGATGCGCTCGACATGGGCAAGGAAGAACTCCTCGCTCGGCGCTTTCTTGCCGGAGAACTTCGACATCTCATAGAGCAGCCCGTAGCCGCACTCGCGGCGTACGGGGTCGCCGCTCCGGACCCACTCGTCGGCAAGCTCGACCACGAATGACGTCTTCGCGAGCGTCGCGTCGCAGGAAGCGAACACGTGCGCCAGCATGCCGCCGGCCACCTCCTCGACCTGTTGTTCGGCCTGCTCGCGGGTGATGCGCACGGGGTCGTCCACGAGAAGTGCGATCACTCTGGCGTCGTAGACGTCGGTCTGCCAGAGCGCGTGCGCGAGCTCCCGGTTGCGCCCAATCCGTTTGGCCAGCTTGCGCAGTCGCGTGAGCCCGAGCCCGTAACTCCTCATCCCCGCGGTGCTCGATCCCAGCTTCTCCCAGTTGCGCATGCCCCGCTCGTCGCGTTCGGCGTCGAGCAGCGCGAGGACTTGGGAAACGGTCATCGGAGATGTCCTTTCCATCTGGCACCTCAACGCCGTCATGCCCGGTGGTGCCCGGCCCGGACGCCGTCCGGTCCAGATTCTGCGTCTGCCACTGGCAGGCGGTCAAGCGCTTCCCGCAAAGTCGCCGGGTGTCGATCGCGGCTCGCGCAGCCCATGGATCGCCCGGTCTTCGGCCAAGAAGCGTCGCCTCCACAACACGGGGCAGAACCTCCGGCTCGACGCCACCGTGCGCGAGACGCGCCGACTCGTGTCCCGGTCGGGCAAGGTGAGACCCGGCGCGATGGTGTTGACAGCACCGAAGCCGAGGGGCAAGATGGCGCACCCGTCACCGATGTCTCGCAGAACGTGGAGGTCGCCATGAGTGTTGCTCCTGATGCCATCCTGCGCGAGTGGTTCGAGGAGGTGTGGAACCACCGGCGTGCCGAGGTGATCGACCGGTTGATGGCGGCCGACGCGAAGGTCCACGGCCTGGTGGGTGGGCCGATTGTCGGTGCGGCCGNNNNNNNNNNNNNNNNNNNNNNNNNNNNNNNNNNNNNNNNNNNNNNNNNNNNNNNNNNNNNNNNNNNNNNNNNNNNNNNNNNNNNNNNNNNNNNNNNNNNCGTGTGCCATGTGACGGGCCGGCACGACGGCGACGGCATCGGCAAGGCCACAGCACGGCCGGTGGATTTCTGGGGCACGACCGTCGCCCGCGTCAAAGACGGGAAGATCGTCGAAGGCTGGAACGCGTTCGACTTCTTGACGATGTACCAGCAGATCGGGTGGGTGAAGTCGCCGGTGGTCGGCGAATAGGGCCGACGCGACGCCTCGGCGCCGGGGCCACCTCAGTTCGGAACCGCGGCCTTCACCTCGGGCTTGCGCAGCTCCAGGAAGAAGATTCGATCCGTCGCTCGCTCGCCCACGATCTCGAACCCCGCGTGTGCGGCCAGGTCGCGAAAGTACGCGACGCCGTGGGGTTCCTTCGGGAAGAACGTGCCGTAGCCCGTCTCGATCTGCCGATCCGGCAGGTGAATCGTCAAGGGGACGACGGCGATGTCCTTGACCGGATCGAAGCGGGCCGGCAGGACGAGGTCCCACACGAGCAGGCGGCCTCCTGGAACCAGCACGCGGTGAAGCTCGTTCAGCGCGCGCGCCTGATCGGTCTCGTTCATGTACATCAGCGTGAAGAACGTCGTCGCCGTCTGGAACGTGGCGTCCAGGAACTTGAGGTCGGTGGCGTCCATGACGATTTTCAGCGGACCCGCCGGCGCGCCGAGCAGCTCACGGGCGCTCAGGTCGATGGCCACGACCTGTCGAGGCTTGAGCTGCCCGATGACCCCCTCGCCTCCACCGCCGATGTCGAGCACGTAGCCGTCGGCCGCGAAGTCCTCGAGCCGGATCTCCTGGCGATCGAAGCGATGAATCCTGGAGGGATCGGGTCGCGGGTGGTCGTCGCGCGCGGCCTGCGGCGTGTCGGTCGGCAACGTCCCGGGTGAAGCCGGCGTTGGTTGCCCCGCCCAGAGAAGCGAAGTAAGGAACAGGACGGGGACTGTCGTCCCCAGACCGAGCCGTGCGGTTCGCATCGCGGAAGCTCACGGGGGCTGGGTGTGGCGCCCGGGCGCCCTCGCGCGGACGCTGTCAGACACTGAGGACGTAGGAACCGGCTCGAAGGTTTCGTCGGGGAGACGATGACCCGCGATGGGCGAGAGTCCTGATGATCGTGTCGGGCACCACGTCGAGATTCCTGCCGACGTCTTCGGCGAGCAAGCGGAGCACGAAGTAGCCGTTCTCTTGAGGGAGTTGGTCCTTCCGTCGATCTCGACGGTAGGCGACCTGGTCGTACCCCCGCGAGGAACGCCCACTGGTCCGGCCACGCATTCAGGTTGTCGTCGAGGAAGACGCTGTTCCCCTGTTCACGGGCGTGCTTCTGGAGCGGCAGCGCGATCAAGTTGCCAAACCCACCGTGAGGCAGGGTGTCCTGGTTCGGGAACAGGCGGTCGTACGATTCCAGACCAATGTCAGGGCGGTCCTCCATCGCTTCGGTTAGCAGGAAGGACGCAAGTCGGCGGGCCAGCGAGGCCGGGAGGGGGTCGTCGAAGAACAGCCACGTGTGGGCGCCACGTCCGGAACGCGAGCGCTCGAGGGCGACGGGCAAGTCCAGACGGCGGCACGCGTGGACGAACGCGAGCGCATCCTGCTCCCAGCCTGTCTTGTCGAAGTCCGCCGCCACGAAGGTACAGGTCTCGTCGAGGAGCAGCGGGTACACTCCCGCGACGAACGGTTCGCCGGCGTCGTCGGCGCCGGAGAGGTGCCAGCGAATGACGCTGTCAGTCACCGGGAGGAACCGACGGTGGAGACAGTCGGCGCACTTGATGCGAGGTTTCTCGCAGATGCCCCGCACCCACTCGTTGGCGCAGGCAGGGGCGTAGCCGGCCTTCCCAGTCCGGCGGCTCTCGAACCGGCGCGGGTAGACATCAGCCCGGCCGCGGAACAGGGATCGGAAGAGCGCGACTTTGACGTCGGGCGGCGAGCGATGGTCCACCACGGTGGTTCTCGTCCGGCCTTGTTGGTCGCCTACGCCGACTCTCGTGGCTGCACGTCGCGCTTGATCCGCTCGGCGGAAGCGCGCGTCGCGACATCGAGGTCGTACGCGCCCTGCAGGTTTACCCAGAACTCCGCGGTCGTCGAGAAGTAGCGCGCCAGACGCAGCGCCGTATCGGCAGTGATGCTGCGCCGTCCGTTCACGATCTCGCTCATGCGCGTGACTGGCACCCGCAGATCGCGAGCCAACCGGTTGATGCTCAGCCCGAGCGGCGTCATGAGATCCTCCTTCAGGATCTTGCCGGGATGCACCGGCGGCCGTGGGCGATTCTTCGCCATGGTTCCTCCAGGAACTCACACAGTATAGGCATCGAGGCCGGCCGCCCGACAGCGTGGCATCCGCACGACACTGCCGCGAGGTGTGTGGTGACGACTCGACGCTGACGCTGGGAAATCGCGGGTGTCGACAAGGACTCGACCGGCACAGACGGCAGATCTGGAACCGTACCGGCCAGAGCTGCCTCGCGGACACATCGACGACAGGTCCTGATCGAGGAGAAGCGGTCATCGAACCAGCCGCCAGCCGGCTGACCGTATTCGTTGGCTTATGAGCCAGCAGGTTGCCGCCACGAGCAGCGGGCTGGGCACCAGCGCCTTCTGGACCTCACGGTCGTCGAACATGCGAACGGGCGCGTAGGATTTTCGAGGAAAGTGGTCGCGGCGACTGGATTCGAACCAGCGACCCTCCGCGCCCAGGGCAAGCCAGGACGGGGCTGGTAAGTGCCCGATGATGAACGTGTTGCGGGCGGTCGCCGCAGGGTGTGACCAGATGTGGGACCACTTCTGCGGCGACGGGTGGAGGCGCGAAGCGACAGTGTGCATCGGCGGCGTCTCGTGGGACAATGGCGACATGCCCGAAGCCACCATCACCGTGGATGCGGCGCTGAAAGAGCGGCTGTCGGACCTCGCCAGCCAGACCGGCCAGCGCGTTGATGAATTCGTCGCGGCGCTCCTGCGTCGGATCGCCGAGGCCGATGTGCGCTTCGAGCGTGGTGTGCCCGTGTTTCCGCGCCGGCCGGGTGCGCCGACGCTGACCGTCAAAGACGTCGACCGCCTCGCCGACGGCCAGTAGCGTCTCGCGTGGCTGCACTGCTCGACGTCAACGTGCTGGTCGCGATTGTCGTGCCCGAGCACGAGCATCACGGCGTCGCACTGGGGTGGTACACGTCCGAAGCGAATCAGACTTGGGCCACCTGCGCAGTGACTGAGCTCGGTGTCGTTCGTGTCTGTGCGCAGCTGCCCGGCGGCGCCTGGCCGCCCGAGCGGACGGCGGATCAACTGCTGCTTCTCACTGCCGACGGACGAGTACACGAATTCTGGCCAGACGCGTCGTCTCCGACCGTGATGCCCGAGGTGCGCACCGCGCAGACCGGCAAGCAGATTACCGACCGCTACCTCCTCGGACTGGCCAGACGCCACGGCGGAAAGCTCGTGACATTCGACGGCGGCATCGCGGCGGTCGGCGGTGATGACGTCATTCAACTGCTGCCCCTGGCTCCCTTGGAGTAGGCGTTCACTTCCCATCGCTCCCTTCTCTCGGCGCGGCCGGGACCTTCACCTGCTGGCTCGCGGCCACGAGTGGCGCGGCTACCGCGGCGGCCTTGTCGTCAACGCCTCGTTCTCGAGCGAGCGCGAGGAGTAGGGTCAAAAGGCCAGGCTGGGAGCGCCCGGTGGGCGTGTGTTCACTTTTNNNNNNNNNNNNNNNNNNNNNNNNNNNNNNNNNNNNNNNNNNNNNNNNNNNNNNNNNNNNNNNNNNNNNNNNNNNNNNNNNNNNNNNNNNNNNNNNNNNNCCGGGCGGCTCTCGACAAGTGGATGCCGAAGGCCGAGATCCGCCCGCCGGCCAAGCCTCTGGAGCGCTTCGACGGCGTTGTCGCCTGGCGAACCGCGGGCAAGACGATCCGCTACCTCGTCGAGGTGAAGCGCCACTTCCGTCACCAGGACGCCGCCATCGTCGTGGAACAACTGAACCGTCGCCGGGCCAAATTGACCGGCGACCACCGAGGCGATCGGCTGCTCATCCTCGCCCCTCACGTGCGGGCGCAGCAGGCGGCTGTTCTCGAGCGGGCCGGCATCGACTACCTCGACCTTGCCGGTAACGTGCACCTGGACACGCCCGGCCACTTCGTGCACGTCGAAGGCAGGCAGCCGCCAAAGGAACGCGTGACGGCTCCCACCCGGCCGCAGAAGGGCTGGATCAAGGCCGTCATGGCGCCCCTCATCCGTCCGGAGCTGGTCAACGCGCCCTATCGGCTCGTGGCGGAGGCGGCACACGTCGCGCTCGGCACGGTCGCCAAGTGCATGAACGACCTCACGGTCAGAGGACTTCTGCGCCATCAACAGGACGGGCGGACGATTGCCGATCGACCGGCGCTCGTCGCGCTATGGGTGCAGGCGTACGTCGACGCCCTTCGTCCCGGCCTGAAGGAGAGACGATTCCAGGTTCGCGTCGATGACAAGCCACAGCTCTGGGCACGGCTTCAAGCCGTGCTCGCCGAGCGCGAGCAGCGCTGGGCATTGACGGGGGCCGACGCCGCCGCGCGTCGCGACGGATTCTTCCGAGCGGAGGACACCGAGATCTACGCACCG from Acidobacteriota bacterium includes these protein-coding regions:
- a CDS encoding HigA family addiction module antidote protein, which produces MAKNRPRPPVHPGKILKEDLMTPLGLSINRLARDLRVPVTRMSEIVNGRRSITADTALRLARYFSTTAEFWVNLQGAYDLDVATRASAERIKRDVQPRESA
- a CDS encoding PIN domain-containing protein, whose product is MAALLDVNVLVAIVVPEHEHHGVALGWYTSEANQTWATCAVTELGVVRVCAQLPGGAWPPERTADQLLLLTADGRVHEFWPDASSPTVMPEVRTAQTGKQITDRYLLGLARRHGGKLVTFDGGIAAVGGDDVIQLLPLAPLE